The genomic DNA CCAGGCTACCATACACCTCATCGGTAGACACTTGGTGGAAACGGACACCCTCACGCCATTCAGGATAACCGGTAGCCGCTTTGCCCGTCACCCACGCTTTACGAGCAGAATCGAGCAGATTTTGAGTACCTAATATATTCGTGACCAGAAAAAGCTGCGGATTCTCGATACTGCGGTCCACATGGCTTTCCGCCGCAAAATTAACGACATAATCGAACTGGTATTTGGCAAAGAGCTCGTCCGTCAACGCACGATCGCAGATATTACCTTTCACAAACTCGCAACGCTCCCCGTCGATGTCTTCGGCAATCGTTCCGAGATTACCGGCGTAGGTCAGCAGATCCAAAACCACAATCTTTATTTCGGGATACTTCGCCAACATGTATTTAATGAAATTAGCGCCTATAAAACCAGCCGCTCCGGTAATCAAGTAAGTTTTCATATCTATATTTTTAATTCATAATTCAAAACTCAAAATTTATCTCAGCGTCTTGCAGTAAAGCAGCATTCCTATCTTTATCCGACAAATTGAGGATAGCCGGTTCCGTGATCTTCCAGTCCACCCCGACCGTCGGATCGTCAAAACGCAATCCGCGCTCATGTGTAGGTGCATAAGGGTTATCGACTTTATAAGTAAAAACCGCTTCCTCGCTCATGACATGAAAACCGTGGGCGAATCCCTGTGGGATAAAAAATTGACGTTTATTCTCATCGGACAACTCGACTGCTACATATTTCCCGAATGTCGGAGAACCTTTACGCAAATCGACGGCCACATCCAAAACACATCCTTTTATCACGCGTACCAACTTGGACTGCGAGTAAGGAGCCAACTGGTAATGCAATCCTCTCAACACGCCTTTTGATGAACAAGACTCGTTATCCTGCACAAATTCCACTTTGCCGATATGTTCTTCAAACTCCGCCTTCTTCCAAGCCTCCATAAAGTAACCGCGTGCATCTTTAAACACTTTCGGTTCAATGATCCACACACCGGGGATTTCAGTTTCAATATATGTCATTATCTTATTGTTTATGCTAATAGATGACAAAGTAACCTCTTTTTCCTTACTTCTCCAAACCTCCCCGAAAACAAAAAGAGAGAAAAAGATTTGCATATTCCAAATATATTATCTTTCTTTGCACTCGCAAAACCGGAATGTTTACAAAAACATATTGGTTCCTTGGATGAGTGGCTTAGTCAGCGGTCTGCAAAACCGTGTACGGCGGTTCGAATCCGCCAGGAACCTCTTATAATTGAAAATTATTTTTCACGACTTTATTTCGGTTCCTTGGATGAGTGGCTTAGTCAGTGGTCTGCAAAACCATGTACGGCGGTTCGAATCCGCCAGGAACCTCAAAAAAATCCTCTTAGCAAGTTTTTGTTAAGGGGATTTTTTATTTTTGTCCCGTAATCGGGTATTAAAAGAATAAGATTATGCATTACAAAATCACGACGCTCGTGGAGAATGCCGTCTACAGGCGGAACTTACAAGCGGAACACGGGCTTTCATTGCTTATTGAAAACAACGGGTATAAAATATTATTCGATACGGGACAATCGGATCTATTTATCCGCAATGCGACACTTTCGGATATCGAGATTGCGGAAGTGGATTTCCTTATCCTGTCACATGGACATAGCGATCATACAGGAGGATTGCGGCATTTCCTTTCCGTCAATAAAAAAGCTTCGGTTATCTGTAAACAGGAAGCCCTTTATCGAAAGTTTAAAGATAAACGGGAGAACGGAGTCATTGACTCCAACCTGTTGGATTTATCCCGATTCCGTTTTATCACCGGGCAGACGGAACTTATTCCCGGATTGTTCCTATTCCCGGACCTTCCGGTTATAAATCCTGAAGATACTCACTTCGAACGATTCTTCACCCAAACGCCCGAAGGAGTTGTTCCCGATATTTTCAATGACGAACTGGTGGTCGCATTGATAGCAGAAAACACATATTCCGTATTGAGTGCCTGTTCCCACCGGGGAATCACCAATATTCTCCGGACTATCGGCAACTGTTTTCCAGGATATACATTCAAACTCCTGGCCGGAGGTTTTCATATCCACAATGCCCAGGACGAGAAATTCAGTATCATAGCGGACTACCTGAAAAACAATCTGCCGGAACAGATCGGGATTTGTCATTGTACGGGTATAGACAAATACGCGTTATTCCGGCAGACATTCGGAAACCGTGTGTTTTACAACTACACGGGAAATACGTTTTATTTATAAATCTTGGCAGCCCAACCACCGCCAGGAGCCATCTTCACCTTTACCTTGCGATCGGCAGGAACTGGTATGACTTCCTTTTTATAATCACAGGCGGCACGATCGGCATTGATGCCATCTTTGAACAATTCCAGTTTATAATTGCCATCACCCAAGAAAGACAGGTCAAGTTCCACCTCACGGGCATCCCAATTCGTCAAAGCGCCCACATACCAATCATTACCGTGAAGGCGAGCAATAGCAACAAATTCACCCACTTTACCATCCAGAGCAACCGTCTTTTCCCATACGGTCGGGATATTGGCGATAAATTCCGTACATTCGGGTTCCCGGTTATAGTTGGAAGGATTATCACACAACATGTTCAGCGGAGATTCGAAGATCACATAAGTAGCCAACTGATGGCAACGCGTTCCCTGACTCATCGGTTCGGTATAGATCGGAGCATAATTTTTACGGATCGCATTGCGCATGGCGCCCTGTGTATAATCCATCGGACCGGCAACCATACGGACAAAAGGAATCGTCACGTCGTAAAGCGGCATATCGTAGGTACTGGCTACCCATTTCATATTTTCCAAACCATGAACGCCTTCATAGTTGATCACGTTCGGATAAGTACGTTGCAAACCTGTCGGTTTACAGATACCATGATAATCGACCATCATCTTATATTTCGCACAAGTTTCGGCTCCTCTGTAGAGGAAGTCGACGATCTCCTGGTCGTCGCGATCCATAAAGTCTACCTTGAATCCTTTCACACCCATATTGGAATAATGCTTCACCACCTTTTCCATATCCCGGTCGAATGCATGGTAGCCCGCCCAGAGGATGATTCCGACATTCTTGGATTTGCCATAATTCACCAGTTCCGGAATATCGATTTCTGGAATAACCTGCATCAGGTCCGCAGCCATATTGACAGACCAGCCTTCATCGAGAATCACATATTCGATGCCATGTTCGGCAGCGAAGTCGATATAATATTTATAGGTTTCAGTGTTGATACCGGCACGGAAATCCACATCGTAAATGTTCCAGTCATTCCACCAATCCCATGCCACCTTACCCGGTTTCACCCAGGAAACATCCTGCAAACGGCAGGGAGAAGCCAGACGATACACCATATCGCAATCGGCCAGCTGCTTGTCATTCTCAGAGACGATAAACACACGCCACGGGAAAGCACGCGTGCCGCTTGTCTTGGCTATGTAATCTTCGCGTTCTTCCACTAACATCTGCAAATTATTGTGACCGCCTTGCTTTTTCACTTTCGGATAAGAGGCGAATATCGGCTTCAACACCGGCTTGTCGGTCGAGTTATTCAGGAACATTCCGGGATAATCTTCCAGGTCAGCCTCGGTGATACAGAGTTTCTTGCCACCGTCCAGTTCCACCAGGAGCGGAAGGATCATCAGGCGCTTGCTGTTCAGCTTCGTGATCGGTTCATGTACATACGGCTGCTCGAAAGAATTCATGAACTGTTCCTCAAATGTAGCCTTTTTACTGTTCACGTAAGGCGCAAAAGCCATATGGTCGGAAGAGAAAGTATAATCGGCTTCTTCATCCACGACGACGATATCATTCTTCATCTTCGTCGTGAAACGATAGGCCAGACCGTCATTATACATACGGAAAACAAGGCCGTAGTTACCCCGGAACGAGAGTGTCATTTCATTATAGATATCCTGTACTTCCGTCTTTTTATAGAAAGGAGAAGGGATCACTTTATCAACTGCGGCTTTCAGCACTTTCGAGACTTTGGGGCTGGCCCCTAAGACAACTCCGTTTTGCAACGTCATGGAGATGGGAGATGCGGCAAGAACTTCAGTCCCGTCGTGTGTAAATGAGAAACGAATATCGTCACCAACCGTAACGACTGCTTGCAGTTTTTTGTCCGGCGATTGCAACTGATAGCTTTTCTGTGCCGTCAGTGACATGCTCCCCATCAAGAAGAACACAATAAGAGCTTTTAATTTCATGGTTTTCAAATTTAATTAACTGGCGACAAATATACAGGATTAATCAGGAAATGCTTTTGCAAAATTGTCTTATCTTTGTAGATATTGTATCATAATACGGTTATTAAGGAGATAATATCCATGAAAAAGCTTATTTGTTTATTGTTTTGTTGCCTGCTTTTCCTTCCGGCTGCCGCCCAATGGAAATGGCACAACCCGATGGAAGCCAGTTTTCCGGTTATCCAAAATCAAGGATTCACAAAAGAGATCGGAAATTCTTACACACGCCTGCCCGAACGTGCAAAAGGCGTGGTGAGCGAACCGGTATGGAACCTGTCGCAGCATTCGGCAGGACTCGCCATTCATTTCTACAGTAATGCCCCGCAGATCAAAGTGCGCTACACCGTTACCGGTAGCCTGAATATGCCTCATATGCCTTCGACCGGAGTGTCGGGAGTCGACCTTTACAGCATTAACAGCGACGGGGAATGGCATTTTTGTTTCGGCAACTATTCTTTCAAGGATACGATCACCTATACATATAATAATATAGGCAAAGACCGCTACCACAAACAAGGTTTCGAATACCGGCTTTATCTGCCTTTATACAACGGAGTGAAATGGCTGGAGATCGGTATACCCGAAGATGCGAAACTGGAATTCATCCCGGTTTCTCCCGAAAAGCCGATTGTCCTGTACGGAACTTCGATCGCACAAGGGGCCTGCGCCTCCCGCCCGGCAATGGCATGGGGAACGATCCTCCAACGTTCGCTGGATTACCCGCTCATAAACCTCGGCTTTTCCGGCAATGGCAAACTGGCGAAAGAAGTGCTGCAATTCATCGGCGAAATGGATGCCCGGCTGTACATACTGGATTGCATGCCGAACTTGCCCAATCAGAAGGAAGAAGATGTTACGGCTTTGGCCATCGCCGCCGTCAAGCAACTTCGGGAAAAACATTCGGCTCCCATCTTGCTGATCGAACACGGAGGCTATAGCAATATGTATATGGATTCAATAAAATACAACGAAGTCACCCAGGTTAACCGTGCTTCCCGTAAAGCATACGAGCAGATTCAGTCCGAAGGAATTAAAGATGTATATTATTTGTCCCGCGAAGACCTGAACATACCGTCCGATGGTTGGGTTGACTATGTGCACCCATCCGACTTCGGAATGAAGCAACAGGCGATTGTCGTAGAAAGAAAGGTACGGGAAATCCTGCATATTCCCCTTGGCTCCCTGACAACAACCATCCCCGTCACCCAACGCCGGGAACCGCATATGTACGAATGGCTCTCCCGTCACCGCGCTTTCCTGGAGCAGGTACGCAACCATCCGCCTAAAGCTGTAATCTTAGGCAATTCGATCACCCACTATTGGGGTGGCGAACCGGAACACCGCAACAAGAACGGACGGGAGACCTGGGAAAAAGTCATGCGTCCTGCCGGTTTCCAGAACTTGGGCTGCGGATGGGACCGTATCGAAAACGTGCTTTGGCGTATATACCATGGCGAACTGGATGGCTATAAGGCCGGAAAAGTCGTCTTGATGATCGGCACGAATAATTGTGGCCTGAACAACGACAAAGAGATCGTCGAAGGTCTCCGCTTCCTCCTTTCCGCCATCCGTCAACGGCAACCGGAAGCCTCCGTCAAAGTGATCGGCATCCTTCCCCGCCGCAATCAGGAACAATGGGTAAGGAACATCAACTTCGATATTAAAGAGATGGTGGAAACGGAAGGTTACGAATTTGCCAATCCGGGAACAGCCCTATTGCTGCAAGACGGCAAAATAAACGAAAGCCTGTTTATCGGTGACGGTCTCCATCCAAACGATAAAGGATATGAATTGATTGCCGGAGAGATCGCATCCTCCAACAAAAGTTATTGAAAAATAATCCTTCATTCCTTTATCTGTATACCGGAATATTTCGCATTCAGGGTATTACGGATGAAGGAAATGACATAATTCATTTTTCTGCCAGCAACTTTTAAGACCAAACAACCCAAGTCTTAACACAAAACAAACTGCTTCTTTTTCTTCCGCCAAATGTCGAACAAGTGTCTGACATTTGTAAAACGCTTGTTAGACTATTGAGAAACAAGCGTTTTACAACTGTGGGACAAGAACGATCATATTACTTACGAAATAAAAGACTATGAGACAAGGCGGTAGAAACGTGTAATCCGTCGTAGGCCAGATGGACATGAGGCGGCAACTCCTTCTCTACCTCCGCATGCAGACCAATGCGATGACTCATGTGGATCAGATAGGTTTCCTTCGGTTTTATCCTTTCGATATTAACAAGGGCTTCTTCCAGCGATTCATGCGTAGGGTGGGCTCCCCGGCGGAGAGCTGTCAGAATCAGCACATCCAGGCCTTCCAGTTTGGCATACTCTTCTTCCGGAAGATATTTTACATCTGTCAAGTAAGCCATATTACCGATACGATAGCCGAAAATCGGCAGTTTCCCATGCATCACCCGGATCGGCGTAACCGAGATTCCGGCAACCACAAAAGGCTCGTTTCCGATCCGGTGAAGTTCCAGGTTCGGAACTCCGGGATATTTATGGGCACGGAACACATAAGGGATACGTGTCTCGATAGCTTCCGCCACATTATCTTCCGCATATACATCCACTCCCTTTTCACGGCAAAAAGGGCGTAGGTCGTCCAATCCGCCGACATGATCGTAATGTTCATGCGAAATCAGGACCGCATCCAAACGATACGTCTTGTTGCGGATCACCTGCCAACGGAAATCCGGGCCACAATCCAACAAAATCCGTTTACCATCCGTCTCCACCAGTACGGACGTACGCAGACGCCAATCCCGTTTATCCGAACTGGTACACACCTCACACTGACAACCTATTTCGGGAACTCCGGTAGAAGTCCCCGTCCCTAAAAACGTTATTTCCATTTATCCTACATATTTTACCTCAGGCATAATCTCGATACCGAACCGGTCATGAACAGCCGTACGAATACTTTCGGCAACCAGTGCGATCTCGTGTCCTTTGGCTTCACCCAAATTGACCAATACCAATGCCTGCTTTTCATATACGCCGACCGCACCATGCGACTTGCCTTTAAAACCGCACTGCTCGATCAACCAGCCTGCAGGGACCTTCATCTTCCCCTCTCCTGCCGGATAGGACGGCATGTCCGGATATTGCCTCTTCAACTTTTCGTAATGGACAACCGGA from Parabacteroides merdae ATCC 43184 includes the following:
- a CDS encoding MBL fold metallo-hydrolase encodes the protein MHYKITTLVENAVYRRNLQAEHGLSLLIENNGYKILFDTGQSDLFIRNATLSDIEIAEVDFLILSHGHSDHTGGLRHFLSVNKKASVICKQEALYRKFKDKRENGVIDSNLLDLSRFRFITGQTELIPGLFLFPDLPVINPEDTHFERFFTQTPEGVVPDIFNDELVVALIAENTYSVLSACSHRGITNILRTIGNCFPGYTFKLLAGGFHIHNAQDEKFSIIADYLKNNLPEQIGICHCTGIDKYALFRQTFGNRVFYNYTGNTFYL
- the rfbC gene encoding dTDP-4-dehydrorhamnose 3,5-epimerase, producing MTYIETEIPGVWIIEPKVFKDARGYFMEAWKKAEFEEHIGKVEFVQDNESCSSKGVLRGLHYQLAPYSQSKLVRVIKGCVLDVAVDLRKGSPTFGKYVAVELSDENKRQFFIPQGFAHGFHVMSEEAVFTYKVDNPYAPTHERGLRFDDPTVGVDWKITEPAILNLSDKDRNAALLQDAEINFEF
- a CDS encoding MBL fold metallo-hydrolase — translated: MEITFLGTGTSTGVPEIGCQCEVCTSSDKRDWRLRTSVLVETDGKRILLDCGPDFRWQVIRNKTYRLDAVLISHEHYDHVGGLDDLRPFCREKGVDVYAEDNVAEAIETRIPYVFRAHKYPGVPNLELHRIGNEPFVVAGISVTPIRVMHGKLPIFGYRIGNMAYLTDVKYLPEEEYAKLEGLDVLILTALRRGAHPTHESLEEALVNIERIKPKETYLIHMSHRIGLHAEVEKELPPHVHLAYDGLHVSTALSHSLLFRK
- a CDS encoding SGNH/GDSL hydrolase family protein — translated: MKKLICLLFCCLLFLPAAAQWKWHNPMEASFPVIQNQGFTKEIGNSYTRLPERAKGVVSEPVWNLSQHSAGLAIHFYSNAPQIKVRYTVTGSLNMPHMPSTGVSGVDLYSINSDGEWHFCFGNYSFKDTITYTYNNIGKDRYHKQGFEYRLYLPLYNGVKWLEIGIPEDAKLEFIPVSPEKPIVLYGTSIAQGACASRPAMAWGTILQRSLDYPLINLGFSGNGKLAKEVLQFIGEMDARLYILDCMPNLPNQKEEDVTALAIAAVKQLREKHSAPILLIEHGGYSNMYMDSIKYNEVTQVNRASRKAYEQIQSEGIKDVYYLSREDLNIPSDGWVDYVHPSDFGMKQQAIVVERKVREILHIPLGSLTTTIPVTQRREPHMYEWLSRHRAFLEQVRNHPPKAVILGNSITHYWGGEPEHRNKNGRETWEKVMRPAGFQNLGCGWDRIENVLWRIYHGELDGYKAGKVVLMIGTNNCGLNNDKEIVEGLRFLLSAIRQRQPEASVKVIGILPRRNQEQWVRNINFDIKEMVETEGYEFANPGTALLLQDGKINESLFIGDGLHPNDKGYELIAGEIASSNKSY
- a CDS encoding glycoside hydrolase family 97 protein, giving the protein MKLKALIVFFLMGSMSLTAQKSYQLQSPDKKLQAVVTVGDDIRFSFTHDGTEVLAASPISMTLQNGVVLGASPKVSKVLKAAVDKVIPSPFYKKTEVQDIYNEMTLSFRGNYGLVFRMYNDGLAYRFTTKMKNDIVVVDEEADYTFSSDHMAFAPYVNSKKATFEEQFMNSFEQPYVHEPITKLNSKRLMILPLLVELDGGKKLCITEADLEDYPGMFLNNSTDKPVLKPIFASYPKVKKQGGHNNLQMLVEEREDYIAKTSGTRAFPWRVFIVSENDKQLADCDMVYRLASPCRLQDVSWVKPGKVAWDWWNDWNIYDVDFRAGINTETYKYYIDFAAEHGIEYVILDEGWSVNMAADLMQVIPEIDIPELVNYGKSKNVGIILWAGYHAFDRDMEKVVKHYSNMGVKGFKVDFMDRDDQEIVDFLYRGAETCAKYKMMVDYHGICKPTGLQRTYPNVINYEGVHGLENMKWVASTYDMPLYDVTIPFVRMVAGPMDYTQGAMRNAIRKNYAPIYTEPMSQGTRCHQLATYVIFESPLNMLCDNPSNYNREPECTEFIANIPTVWEKTVALDGKVGEFVAIARLHGNDWYVGALTNWDAREVELDLSFLGDGNYKLELFKDGINADRAACDYKKEVIPVPADRKVKVKMAPGGGWAAKIYK